From one Pedobacter faecalis genomic stretch:
- the rsgA gene encoding ribosome small subunit-dependent GTPase A, which translates to MQGLVIKSTGSWYQVRTESGQDYDCRMKGKFRIKGIQTTNPIAVGDIVDFELEPNSDRGVIDRLHERKNYIIRKSINLSRQAQIIAANMDQAFLVVTLASPRTSLGFIDRFLATAEAYDIPAVLIFNKLDLFHEEGLKVLAAYASIYENIGYPCYSVSALEGTNIPLIQSLLKDKTTLFSGHSGVGKSSLINALMPGMEIKTGDVSEATDKGQHTTTFAEMHELPFGGFLIDTPGIRELGIFDIGKEELGHYFREIRELMHDCRFNNCRHVNEPGCAVIKAVEQGEMELSRYESYLSIYHGHDTRA; encoded by the coding sequence ATGCAAGGATTAGTGATTAAATCGACAGGAAGCTGGTACCAGGTCCGAACGGAATCGGGGCAGGATTATGATTGCCGGATGAAGGGTAAGTTCAGGATTAAGGGCATACAGACCACCAATCCTATTGCAGTAGGCGATATTGTAGATTTTGAACTTGAACCGAATTCGGATAGAGGGGTGATCGACCGCCTGCATGAACGTAAAAACTACATCATCCGTAAGTCGATTAATCTGTCGCGCCAGGCCCAGATCATTGCAGCAAACATGGATCAGGCATTTCTGGTGGTTACACTGGCTTCGCCAAGAACCTCTCTTGGGTTTATCGACCGTTTTCTGGCAACGGCGGAAGCGTACGACATTCCTGCTGTGCTTATTTTCAACAAGCTTGACCTGTTTCATGAAGAAGGGCTAAAAGTCTTAGCCGCCTATGCGTCAATCTATGAAAATATTGGTTATCCTTGTTATTCAGTGTCGGCCCTCGAAGGCACAAATATCCCGCTGATACAATCCCTACTTAAGGATAAGACCACGCTTTTTTCGGGTCATTCAGGTGTAGGCAAGTCCAGCCTGATCAATGCATTGATGCCGGGAATGGAAATAAAGACCGGTGATGTTTCTGAAGCAACGGATAAAGGCCAGCATACAACCACCTTTGCAGAGATGCATGAACTCCCTTTTGGCGGTTTTTTGATTGACACGCCTGGCATCCGGGAACTCGGAATTTTTGATATCGGTAAAGAGGAACTTGGTCACTATTTCCGGGAGATCCGTGAGCTGATGCATGACTGCCGTTTCAATAACTGCCGTCATGTAAACGAACCGGGCTGCGCTGTGATCAAGGCTGTGGAACAAGGGGAAATGGAATTAAGCCGCTATGAAAGTTACCTAAGCATCTATCATGGTCATGATACCAGAGCCTAG
- the dtd gene encoding D-aminoacyl-tRNA deacylase has translation MRAVIQRVSEASCVVGDAATGAIGTGLVVLLGIEDADGRDDLDWLAAKIVNMRIFSDEQGMMNKSLTDVGGDILLISQFTLFAATRKGNRPGFTRAARPEKAIPLYELMIERLSAISGRTVQTGIFGADMKISLVNDGPVTIIVDTHNRE, from the coding sequence ATGAGAGCCGTTATACAAAGAGTTTCTGAAGCAAGCTGTGTAGTTGGTGACGCGGCAACCGGCGCTATCGGTACAGGCTTGGTGGTGTTATTAGGGATAGAGGATGCTGATGGCAGGGATGATCTCGACTGGCTGGCCGCAAAAATTGTCAACATGAGAATTTTTTCCGACGAGCAGGGCATGATGAACAAATCGCTTACAGATGTTGGTGGTGATATCTTGCTGATCAGCCAGTTTACCTTGTTTGCCGCCACCAGAAAGGGTAACCGTCCGGGCTTTACGCGAGCCGCACGTCCGGAAAAAGCCATTCCGCTCTACGAACTTATGATTGAGCGGCTTTCAGCGATTTCGGGGAGGACCGTGCAAACCGGAATATTTGGAGCGGATATGAAAATCAGTTTAGTTAACGACGGGCCGGTGACTATCATAGTAGATACGCACAACAGGGAGTAG
- a CDS encoding nucleotide pyrophosphohydrolase translates to MTIKEAQETVDQWINTTGIRYFNELTNTAILMEEVGEVARIMARKYGEQSFKKSDEAVNLPDEMADVLFVLICLANQTGIDLTEALEQNLQKKEIRDAERHRNNEKLT, encoded by the coding sequence ATGACGATCAAAGAAGCACAGGAAACGGTAGATCAGTGGATAAACACTACGGGTATCCGGTATTTTAACGAGTTGACCAACACAGCGATTCTGATGGAAGAGGTTGGCGAAGTAGCGCGCATCATGGCCCGTAAATATGGCGAACAGTCCTTCAAGAAAAGCGACGAGGCGGTTAACTTACCCGACGAAATGGCTGATGTCCTGTTTGTGTTAATCTGCCTGGCTAACCAGACGGGAATCGATCTTACGGAAGCTCTTGAGCAAAACCTGCAAAAGAAGGAAATCCGGGACGCCGAGAGACACAGGAACAATGAGAAGCTCACTTAA
- a CDS encoding HIT family protein, translated as MASIFSKIADREIPAHIVAETTEFMAFLDVNPLVMGHVLVIPKKEIDYIFDMDEESYFGLTLFAKIVATGLKEAFPCRKVGVAVIGLEVPHVHIHLIPMNDVSDMNFSRPKLSLSKEELEEAAAKIKACLRED; from the coding sequence ATGGCAAGTATTTTTTCAAAGATTGCCGACCGGGAGATTCCAGCCCATATCGTAGCTGAAACCACAGAGTTTATGGCCTTTCTGGATGTTAATCCCCTGGTTATGGGTCATGTTCTTGTTATTCCAAAAAAAGAGATAGACTACATTTTCGATATGGATGAGGAAAGCTATTTCGGACTTACCTTGTTCGCGAAGATCGTGGCAACCGGATTAAAGGAAGCATTCCCATGCCGGAAAGTGGGGGTGGCCGTAATCGGTCTTGAGGTTCCTCATGTGCATATCCACCTGATCCCGATGAACGATGTCAGCGATATGAACTTCAGTCGGCCTAAACTTAGCCTTAGCAAGGAGGAGTTGGAAGAAGCCGCCGCCAAAATAAAAGCTTGTCTTCGGGAAGATTAA
- the greA gene encoding transcription elongation factor GreA: MTDVTYYTQEGLDKLKEELQYLKTTGRQQISKAIAEARDKGDLSENAEYDAAKEAQGLHEAKIAKLEATLSTARLIDESKLDTSKVLALSIVKIKNVKNGATMSYQLVAESEADLKTGKISVKSPIAQGLLGKSVGDKTEIQVPAGKLEFEILEISR, from the coding sequence ATGACAGATGTAACTTATTACACCCAGGAGGGGTTAGATAAACTGAAAGAGGAACTGCAATATTTGAAGACTACAGGACGTCAGCAAATATCGAAAGCGATAGCTGAGGCCAGGGATAAGGGTGATCTTTCGGAGAACGCAGAATACGATGCGGCAAAGGAGGCACAGGGGTTACACGAGGCTAAAATAGCTAAACTGGAGGCAACGCTTTCTACCGCCCGGCTGATCGACGAGTCAAAGCTCGACACATCAAAGGTGCTTGCCCTATCCATAGTGAAGATAAAAAATGTTAAGAATGGTGCCACGATGTCTTACCAGTTGGTTGCCGAATCGGAGGCCGATCTTAAAACAGGGAAGATCTCCGTTAAGTCGCCAATAGCCCAGGGCTTGTTAGGTAAGTCGGTAGGAGACAAAACCGAAATACAGGTTCCTGCCGGAAAACTGGAATTCGAAATACTGGAGATCAGCAGATAA
- a CDS encoding 2-hydroxyacid dehydrogenase has product MNKGKILIVDDLHPVFKQRAEDMGYVVDDEPQITRAETVARIPDYEGIAVRTKFRIDQEIFDKGQKLRFVARAGAGLDNIDVKIAEARGIKLLAANEGNMDAVGEHALGMLLAMMNNFRKADMEIRQGVWDREGNRGYELKGKTVGIIGYGHMGRSFARRLSGFGVQVIAYDKYKIGFSDEYAREVSMEEIVKHSDVLSLHIPLTAETRQMVDDEYFFHFRKPIFFINTARGEIVSIQSVLNALKSGKVIGAGLDVLQTEKFPGLAQQDWYPELISNDRVLLTPHVGGWTFESYRKISEVLAEKLSTI; this is encoded by the coding sequence ATGAATAAAGGAAAAATTTTAATCGTGGATGATCTCCATCCGGTGTTTAAGCAACGGGCGGAGGACATGGGATATGTGGTAGATGATGAACCTCAGATCACCAGGGCCGAAACAGTCGCCAGAATTCCGGACTATGAGGGAATTGCCGTACGGACAAAATTCAGGATAGATCAGGAGATATTTGACAAGGGTCAGAAGCTTAGATTTGTAGCCCGGGCAGGAGCAGGGCTCGACAACATTGACGTAAAGATCGCCGAAGCGCGTGGCATTAAGCTCCTGGCCGCCAACGAAGGAAATATGGATGCTGTGGGTGAACATGCGCTGGGGATGCTTCTTGCCATGATGAATAATTTCCGGAAAGCAGATATGGAAATAAGGCAGGGGGTGTGGGACAGGGAAGGCAACCGCGGCTACGAATTAAAAGGTAAAACGGTGGGTATCATAGGCTACGGTCATATGGGGCGAAGTTTTGCCCGGCGCCTGTCAGGATTTGGAGTACAGGTGATCGCATACGATAAGTATAAAATAGGGTTTTCTGACGAATACGCCCGTGAGGTTAGTATGGAAGAAATTGTGAAGCACAGTGATGTTCTAAGTCTCCACATCCCGCTAACTGCCGAGACGCGTCAGATGGTCGATGATGAATACTTCTTTCATTTCCGTAAGCCTATTTTCTTCATTAATACGGCTCGTGGGGAAATCGTCAGCATCCAATCGGTACTAAATGCCCTTAAGTCTGGCAAGGTAATCGGTGCGGGGCTCGATGTTCTGCAAACCGAGAAATTTCCGGGACTTGCACAGCAAGACTGGTATCCGGAACTTATCAGTAACGACCGCGTATTACTCACGCCACACGTGGGCGGGTGGACCTTCGAATCTTACCGGAAAATCTCCGAAGTGCTGGCAGAAAAACTAAGCACGATCTGA
- the rsmA gene encoding 16S rRNA (adenine(1518)-N(6)/adenine(1519)-N(6))-dimethyltransferase RsmA, protein MSLVKAKKHLGQHFLTDKNIAAKIVNSLIHTNQYKHVLEVGPGMGILSDILLERSDLEAFLIDIDTESYHFLNQKYPQLGDRLINGDFLALNLSAIFHDKYAVIGNFPYNISSQILFKILENRQQVVEMVGMFQKEVAERCASKAGTKEYGILSVLIQAYYNIEYLFTVKPGTFNPPPKVNSGVIRLSRNEVETLPCDEKLFWRTVKAGFNQRRKTLRNALSSLIPKDRMDTHPFFDKRAEQLTVADFIALTQHLSKLAAA, encoded by the coding sequence ATGAGCTTGGTAAAGGCAAAAAAACACTTGGGGCAGCACTTTTTGACAGACAAAAATATTGCGGCAAAAATTGTCAATAGCCTGATCCATACGAATCAATATAAGCATGTCCTTGAAGTTGGTCCGGGTATGGGGATTCTTTCCGATATATTGCTTGAACGCTCCGACCTGGAGGCCTTCCTTATAGATATCGACACGGAGTCCTATCATTTTTTAAATCAGAAGTATCCACAGCTTGGAGATCGCCTGATAAACGGGGATTTTCTGGCGCTTAACCTATCGGCCATTTTTCACGATAAATACGCGGTAATCGGGAACTTCCCCTATAATATTTCGTCCCAGATCCTATTTAAGATATTGGAAAACCGTCAACAGGTTGTCGAGATGGTTGGAATGTTTCAAAAGGAGGTCGCCGAGCGCTGCGCTTCTAAAGCAGGTACCAAAGAGTATGGCATCCTGAGTGTACTCATTCAGGCCTACTATAATATAGAGTATTTGTTTACGGTAAAACCCGGCACATTCAACCCGCCGCCTAAGGTCAACTCCGGTGTTATCCGGCTTAGCAGAAACGAGGTAGAAACGCTTCCCTGCGACGAAAAGCTGTTTTGGCGGACCGTAAAAGCGGGATTTAATCAAAGAAGGAAGACCTTGAGGAATGCACTTTCCTCGCTTATACCTAAAGATAGGATGGACACGCATCCGTTCTTCGATAAACGAGCCGAACAGCTCACAGTGGCCGATTTCATTGCGTTAACACAACACCTCAGTAAACTTGCAGCAGCCTGA
- the pdxA gene encoding 4-hydroxythreonine-4-phosphate dehydrogenase PdxA — protein MSSKIKIGISIGDINGIGLEVIMKSLSEARILDYCTPVVYGHTKVVSYHRKALGMHDFNFNVISDAGAANPKKANLVNCWEEDVKLELGQSTQIGGKYALISLEKAMDDLLAGEIDALVTAPINKHNIQAENFNFPGHTEYLQQRSGDKNVLMFMISDSLRVGVVTGHIPVNEVAANISREKIVHKLKLMNESLKKDFWIEKPKIAVLGLNPHAGDNGLLGKEDAEIISPAIQDAFDKGIICFGPYPADGFFGNALYKQFDAVLAMYHDQGLIPFKTIAFGRGINYTAGLKIIRTSPDHGTGFDIAGKNLADSSSFMEAIFAAIHISNNRREQEDMLKSQLRTGGKVVETAFDLKDDAN, from the coding sequence ATGAGTAGTAAAATCAAAATCGGCATATCTATAGGCGATATTAATGGCATCGGGTTAGAAGTTATCATGAAATCACTTTCGGAGGCCAGGATACTGGATTATTGCACACCAGTGGTATATGGTCATACAAAAGTTGTTTCCTACCACCGCAAAGCGCTCGGTATGCATGATTTTAATTTCAATGTGATCAGTGACGCGGGTGCGGCGAACCCTAAAAAAGCCAATTTGGTGAACTGTTGGGAAGAGGACGTAAAACTTGAGCTTGGACAGTCGACACAAATAGGCGGAAAATACGCACTCATCTCTTTGGAAAAAGCGATGGACGACCTGCTGGCAGGAGAAATTGACGCGCTGGTTACGGCACCGATCAACAAACACAATATACAGGCTGAGAATTTCAACTTTCCGGGCCATACAGAATATTTACAGCAACGCAGCGGCGACAAAAATGTGCTGATGTTCATGATTAGCGACAGCCTTCGCGTTGGCGTAGTAACCGGCCACATTCCGGTGAACGAAGTTGCGGCTAACATCAGCCGGGAAAAGATCGTTCATAAGCTGAAACTCATGAACGAGAGTTTGAAAAAGGACTTCTGGATCGAAAAGCCTAAAATTGCTGTACTCGGCTTGAACCCTCATGCCGGCGACAACGGTCTGCTGGGGAAAGAAGATGCCGAGATCATTTCACCGGCAATACAGGATGCTTTTGATAAAGGAATTATTTGCTTCGGCCCATATCCGGCAGATGGCTTCTTCGGTAATGCACTTTACAAGCAATTTGATGCCGTATTGGCGATGTACCACGACCAGGGTCTTATCCCGTTTAAAACCATTGCATTCGGCCGTGGGATCAACTACACTGCCGGATTAAAGATCATCCGTACTTCGCCAGACCACGGGACTGGTTTCGATATTGCGGGGAAGAATTTAGCAGACTCATCATCCTTTATGGAGGCGATATTTGCTGCCATCCACATTTCAAACAACCGGAGAGAACAGGAGGATATGTTGAAGTCGCAATTGAGGACCGGTGGAAAGGTTGTGGAAACGGCGTTCGACCTTAAGGATGACGCCAATTAG
- a CDS encoding YceD family protein, which yields MKPLKQFSIPFTGLKIGKHQFDFEIDNSFFDAFEYSLVKKGRLKADVELDKQETMMILQFHIYGTIVLDCDKCLSEFNSPLDIHERQIVKFAEDNLESDDLEIIMLSKKESELDISPLIYEFITVSVPYIKVCEENGDGQQCDQEMIAKLESFSVENNTEEKEQNEDPRWAELKKLK from the coding sequence TTGAAACCATTAAAACAATTTTCAATCCCTTTCACAGGCTTAAAAATTGGCAAACATCAGTTTGATTTTGAGATTGATAACAGCTTTTTTGATGCTTTTGAATACTCCCTCGTAAAAAAGGGTCGTTTGAAAGCAGACGTTGAACTGGATAAGCAGGAGACGATGATGATCCTACAGTTCCATATTTACGGAACTATTGTACTGGATTGTGATAAGTGTCTGTCTGAATTTAATTCACCGCTAGACATACATGAGCGGCAAATTGTAAAATTTGCTGAGGATAATCTGGAGAGTGACGATCTGGAAATTATTATGTTGAGCAAAAAGGAGAGCGAACTGGATATATCGCCACTGATCTATGAATTTATCACGGTATCGGTACCATATATTAAGGTTTGTGAAGAAAACGGAGACGGACAACAATGCGATCAGGAAATGATCGCGAAGCTTGAAAGTTTTTCTGTAGAAAACAACACTGAAGAAAAAGAACAAAATGAAGACCCTCGTTGGGCCGAATTAAAAAAATTAAAATAA
- the rpmF gene encoding 50S ribosomal protein L32, which translates to MAHPKRKVSKSRRDKRRTHYKAEAPSLATCQTTGAIHAPHRAYNVDGNLYYNGKLVIENTAIG; encoded by the coding sequence ATGGCACATCCAAAACGCAAGGTTTCTAAGAGCAGAAGAGATAAAAGAAGAACCCACTACAAAGCCGAGGCACCTTCATTAGCTACTTGTCAGACCACTGGTGCTATACATGCACCCCACAGAGCTTACAATGTAGATGGCAATCTGTATTATAACGGCAAATTGGTTATAGAAAATACCGCAATAGGTTAA
- the plsX gene encoding phosphate acyltransferase PlsX → MKIGLDIMGGDYAPKANILGAIAAHPLLSSNEQIVLIGDTSQIKPLIEEAGFDSHLFEYVHTTEVIGMGEHPTKAIVQKPNSSISVGFNMLKNGELDAFASAGNSGAMLVGAVFSVKTIPGIIRPCLSTFLPKLSGGVGLMLDVGANADCKPDTLLQFGVLGSLYAENVMQINNPKVALMNIGEEDEKGNMLSMATFPLMKDTQLFNFVGNVEGRDLFNDKADVVVCDGFTGNVLLKLAESFYVLTLKRGLKDAFFDRFNYENYGGSPVLGVNAPVVIGHGISSPTAVKNMILQSRDMITTGLVGKIQTAFNN, encoded by the coding sequence ATGAAAATAGGTCTCGATATAATGGGCGGAGACTATGCTCCTAAAGCAAATATTTTAGGAGCTATAGCTGCCCATCCATTGTTATCTTCCAATGAGCAGATTGTGCTTATTGGAGACACCTCACAAATCAAACCCCTCATCGAAGAGGCCGGGTTTGATTCCCATCTTTTTGAATACGTCCACACAACCGAAGTAATCGGCATGGGCGAACACCCCACCAAGGCTATTGTTCAAAAGCCGAATTCAAGTATTTCTGTAGGTTTTAATATGCTGAAAAACGGCGAGCTTGATGCTTTCGCCAGCGCGGGGAACTCCGGCGCTATGCTTGTTGGTGCTGTTTTTAGCGTAAAAACAATTCCCGGTATCATCCGACCGTGTTTATCAACTTTTCTCCCAAAACTAAGCGGTGGTGTCGGCCTTATGCTTGACGTCGGTGCAAATGCCGACTGCAAACCGGACACACTCTTACAGTTCGGTGTGTTGGGAAGCTTATACGCAGAAAACGTCATGCAGATCAACAATCCTAAAGTCGCACTGATGAATATCGGGGAGGAAGATGAGAAAGGCAATATGCTAAGTATGGCAACCTTTCCATTGATGAAAGATACACAGCTGTTCAATTTCGTTGGAAATGTGGAAGGCCGGGATCTTTTCAACGATAAAGCTGATGTGGTTGTTTGCGATGGCTTTACCGGCAATGTATTACTCAAACTTGCGGAGTCATTTTATGTACTTACGCTGAAACGCGGACTAAAAGATGCGTTTTTCGATCGCTTCAATTACGAGAATTACGGGGGAAGCCCGGTTCTGGGCGTTAACGCGCCTGTTGTAATAGGCCACGGAATTTCGAGTCCAACCGCAGTAAAAAATATGATATTGCAGTCGCGGGACATGATTACCACCGGACTGGTCGGTAAAATACAGACTGCTTTTAATAATTAA
- a CDS encoding beta-ketoacyl-ACP synthase III — MNKIHAAITAVNGYVPEYVLTNKELESIVDTTDEWITSRTGIKERRILKGEGLGTSDMAVQAVNGLLQKRGIGADEIELIIFCTTTPDMPFPATANILADKIGAKNAWGYDLQAACSGFIFGLSTAAQFIESGKHKKVLVVGGDKMSSIIDYKDRTTCIIFGDGCGAVLLEPNTEGVGIMDSVLKTDGSGRQFLHQKAGGSVRPASHETVDNNEHVVYQEGQAVFKFAVTNMADVAAEIMERNNLSSDDVTWLVPHQANKRIIDATASRMGVGAEKVMINIQRYGNTTNGTIPLCLWEWEHQLKKGDNIILAAFGGGFTWGSVYLKWAY, encoded by the coding sequence ATGAATAAAATTCACGCTGCAATTACTGCTGTTAACGGATATGTTCCAGAATACGTACTGACAAATAAAGAACTCGAAAGCATTGTAGATACAACGGACGAGTGGATCACATCAAGAACAGGAATAAAAGAGCGTAGAATTTTAAAGGGCGAAGGACTTGGGACTTCGGATATGGCCGTTCAGGCTGTAAACGGCTTGCTTCAGAAAAGAGGCATTGGTGCTGACGAGATTGAACTGATCATTTTCTGTACAACCACACCAGACATGCCTTTCCCGGCTACTGCAAACATACTGGCCGATAAAATAGGAGCAAAAAATGCTTGGGGTTATGACCTTCAGGCCGCATGCTCGGGGTTTATCTTTGGTTTGTCAACAGCAGCACAATTTATAGAGTCTGGTAAACATAAAAAAGTACTTGTGGTCGGTGGAGACAAAATGTCGTCTATTATCGATTACAAAGATCGTACGACCTGCATTATATTCGGCGACGGATGCGGGGCCGTTTTGCTTGAACCCAATACAGAGGGTGTCGGCATTATGGATTCCGTTTTAAAGACGGACGGGTCAGGCAGGCAGTTTCTGCATCAGAAAGCAGGCGGATCGGTTCGTCCGGCCTCACATGAAACAGTCGATAATAACGAGCATGTTGTTTATCAGGAAGGTCAGGCCGTATTTAAGTTTGCTGTAACCAATATGGCAGATGTTGCAGCCGAGATCATGGAACGTAATAACCTCTCATCAGACGATGTGACCTGGCTTGTGCCGCATCAGGCCAATAAACGTATTATCGATGCTACAGCTTCAAGAATGGGCGTAGGGGCCGAAAAGGTGATGATCAATATTCAGCGTTACGGGAACACCACAAACGGCACCATACCGCTCTGTTTATGGGAATGGGAGCATCAGCTGAAAAAAGGCGACAATATCATACTAGCTGCCTTCGGCGGCGGATTTACCTGGGGCTCGGTCTACTTAAAATGGGCCTACTAG
- the accB gene encoding acetyl-CoA carboxylase biotin carboxyl carrier protein: MDIKQIQELIKFVSRSGVNEVAIEQNDFKITIKTNQTPTVIQTTVPVQPPAPAANVMPAAAAPQPVAAAPEAKSPATEDTSKYITVKSPMIGTFYRSSSPDKPAFVNVGDEISTGKVICIIEAMKLFNEIESEVSGRIVKVLVDNASPVEYDQPLFLVEPV, translated from the coding sequence ATGGATATTAAACAGATTCAGGAACTCATCAAATTTGTTTCCCGTTCGGGAGTAAACGAGGTCGCTATAGAGCAAAATGATTTCAAGATCACGATCAAAACAAATCAAACGCCTACAGTTATTCAGACCACAGTTCCTGTACAACCTCCTGCGCCTGCGGCTAATGTTATGCCAGCGGCCGCCGCTCCTCAGCCTGTGGCAGCGGCCCCGGAAGCCAAATCTCCTGCAACTGAAGACACTTCAAAATATATCACTGTTAAATCTCCGATGATCGGAACATTTTATCGTTCATCCAGTCCGGATAAACCAGCCTTTGTGAATGTTGGCGATGAAATTTCCACAGGAAAAGTTATCTGCATCATAGAGGCAATGAAATTATTCAATGAGATTGAGAGCGAAGTATCTGGAAGGATCGTTAAAGTACTGGTAGACAATGCTTCCCCGGTTGAATATGATCAGCCTCTATTTTTAGTAGAGCCGGTTTAG
- the accC gene encoding acetyl-CoA carboxylase biotin carboxylase subunit, with the protein MFKKILIANRGEIALRIIRTCKEMGIKTVAVYSTADRESLHVRFADEAVCIGPPPSRDSYLSIPNIISAAELTNADAIHPGYGFLSENAKFSSVCRDYGIKFIGATPEQINSMGDKASAKETMKKAGVPTIPGSEGLLDNIKEGIKLANEIGYPVILKATAGGGGRGMRVVWKDEDFENAWDSAKQESGAAFGNDGLYMEKYIEDPRHIEIQVIGDQYGKACHLSERDCSIQRRHQKLVEEAPSPFMTPELREKMGEAAIKGAIAVQYEGAGTIEFLVDKHRNFYFMEMNTRIQVEHPVTEEVINYDLIKEQIKVASGVPISGRNYMPDMHAIECRINAEDPFNNFRPSPGKITNFHSPGGHGVRVDTHVYAGYQIPPNYDSMIAKLICVAQTREEAISTMERALSEFVIEGVKTTIPFHMKLMKDPNFRAGNFTTKFMETFEFSE; encoded by the coding sequence ATGTTTAAAAAAATATTAATTGCCAACAGGGGCGAGATTGCTTTGCGCATTATCCGAACCTGTAAAGAAATGGGCATTAAGACAGTTGCGGTTTATTCTACGGCCGATCGCGAAAGCTTACATGTACGATTCGCTGATGAAGCTGTATGCATAGGTCCACCACCAAGCAGAGATTCTTATTTAAGCATTCCAAATATTATTTCCGCGGCTGAGTTGACTAACGCAGATGCCATACATCCCGGCTACGGCTTCCTGTCAGAAAACGCTAAGTTTTCTTCCGTATGCAGAGACTACGGAATTAAGTTTATTGGTGCCACACCTGAGCAGATCAACTCGATGGGCGACAAAGCTTCGGCCAAAGAAACCATGAAAAAAGCTGGTGTGCCGACGATTCCTGGGTCGGAAGGCCTGCTTGATAACATCAAGGAAGGTATAAAGCTGGCCAATGAGATCGGATACCCGGTAATTCTGAAAGCTACTGCAGGTGGCGGTGGCCGCGGAATGCGCGTGGTATGGAAAGATGAAGATTTCGAAAATGCATGGGACAGTGCAAAACAGGAGTCTGGAGCCGCTTTTGGTAACGACGGACTTTATATGGAGAAATACATTGAAGATCCGCGACATATCGAAATCCAGGTTATAGGCGATCAATATGGTAAGGCCTGTCACCTTTCGGAGCGCGACTGTTCTATACAACGGCGCCACCAGAAACTTGTAGAAGAAGCCCCTTCTCCGTTTATGACCCCTGAACTCCGGGAAAAAATGGGTGAAGCCGCTATCAAGGGAGCTATTGCGGTGCAGTATGAAGGCGCTGGAACCATTGAATTCCTGGTTGACAAACATCGCAACTTCTATTTCATGGAAATGAACACCCGGATACAGGTGGAGCATCCGGTAACTGAGGAAGTTATCAATTACGACCTCATCAAGGAGCAAATCAAGGTTGCTTCGGGTGTACCTATTTCCGGCAGAAACTACATGCCGGATATGCACGCGATAGAATGCCGCATCAACGCCGAAGACCCCTTTAATAATTTCCGTCCGAGCCCGGGTAAAATAACCAACTTCCATTCTCCGGGTGGCCATGGCGTCCGCGTCGATACACACGTCTATGCAGGCTACCAGATTCCGCCAAATTATGACTCTATGATCGCCAAACTTATCTGCGTCGCACAAACCAGAGAAGAAGCTATAAGTACCATGGAACGTGCCTTGAGTGAGTTCGTGATTGAAGGGGTAAAGACAACGATACCTTTCCACATGAAGCTGATGAAAGACCCTAATTTCCGGGCCGGTAACTTCACTACCAAGTTCATGGAAACCTTCGAATTTTCAGAATAA